From the genome of Nicotiana sylvestris chromosome 2, ASM39365v2, whole genome shotgun sequence, one region includes:
- the LOC104210050 gene encoding agamous-like MADS-box protein MADS2, protein MGRGRVELKRIENKINRQVTFAKRRNGLLKKAYELSVLCEAEVALIIFSNRGKLYEFCSSNNMLKTLDRYQKCSYGTLEVNRSIIKDNEQSSCREYLKLKAKYESLQRYQRHLLGEDLGPLNIDDLDHLEVQLDTSLKHIRSTRTQLMLDQLTDLQSKEKLWLEANKLLERKLEEIYTENNLQQPWGGEQSVTYSQQHAQSQGFFQPLDCNSTLQIGYDPITTSSQITAVTNAQNVNGMVPGWML, encoded by the exons ATGGGTAGAGGAAGAGTGGAGCTGAAGAGGATAGAGAACAAGATTAATAGGCAGGTTACTTTTGCAAAGAGGAGAAATGGATTGCTCAAGAAAGCTTATGAACTCTCTGTGCTTTGTGAAGCTGAGGTTGCTCTTATTATCTTCTCTAATCGTGGCAAGCTTTATGAGTTCTGCAGCTCCAACAA TATGCTCAAAACCCTCGATAGGTACCAAAAATGCAGCTATGGTACACTGGAAGTCAACCGATCAATTATCAAAGATAATGAG CAAAGCAGCTGTAGGGAATACTTGAAACTCAAAGCCAAGTATGAGTCACTGCAGCGATATCAAAG ACACCTTCTTGGAGAAGACTTGGGGCCTCTGAATATAGATGATCTTGATCATCTTGAAGTCCAACTAGATACTTCCCTCAAACACATTAGGTCCACCAGG ACACAACTGATGCTTGACCAGCTTACTGATCTTCAATCTAAG GAGAAATTGTGGCTTGAGGCTAATAAGCTACTTGAAAGAAAG CTGGAAGAAATATATACTGAAAACAACCTGCAGCAACCATGGGGAGGTGAGCAAAGTGTCACTTATAGTCAGCAACATGCTCAATCTCAGGGTTTCTTCCAACCTCTAGACTGCAACTCTACTTTGCAAATTGG GTACGATCCAATAACTACTTCTAGCCAAATAACAGCAGTAACAAATGCCCAAAACGTCAATGGTATGGTGCCTGGTTGGATGCTGTGA
- the LOC138882606 gene encoding uncharacterized protein, which translates to MHASEQTTGISSPRQIRVEMRSKHLHDVDVGGVDKLVENQLKRKGKELSVDDDFVDDSPKVPSVKKHKVSPSSSKPKKKKPSKKVPKLVKEKISIKNGPYFAQQNVDYGVLRFHSLCDPSIPSQIQALLSPNALRVFRKTCFGYLLGLPTICMQNQSLHLLMKYELTKSTDSYFSVLFKGKKLNFSLREFGLITGLNCVNKFSDYGYTSTYVSPLMNTYFPNKERVEKWHLKNVVTNKAWANDVDAVKLCILYMLEFFVCPSDKDHVTFIDKFMFFLIESGNFESYPWGIKSFKQVIESVRHRLNPHVHSYLIRGCSLALQVWLYECCSSVSTELATRCSESIPRILRWSATKGQIWLTAIEEKMIKPEWIKFTNMIESGEELGVLNLPDKIQYEDEHGAQPSHVPTAASPSFEPKYTDCQEDIESVSSKLMKLEKGIVQVDGKLDAYRKDVFEELSSLREFIDQSLKGVMNVINKRFDLDESKFAGSSTKNNYQHQGENNQQFQFNAGDQLHGSTSNTATISPEHFQPHVDLYPDFQEAAEAYKAVDVSAEHLQGNIEEEPVIDEVAEAQQAVVPEGIDKKVVPEGIENKGLTLDDFELPENLSQLVMYGEPIRDESTPVHPGRTRQPGKYARSPFTSLYSSGGSTSVGPKFFYLKHPFTSVIGENVDPELTERFTNWLYIRSDKVSRRRKYYFSKKDNQIKPWLDFGCEKIDKKDWFYDLAHPGQVINNTVHNCNFGLL; encoded by the exons ATGCATGCAAGTGAACAAACTACTGGTATTTCATCTCCTAGACAAATTCGTGTGGAAATGAGAAGCAAGCATTTGCACGATGTTGATGTTGGTGGAGTTGATAAACTAGTCGAGAATCAACTGAAACGCAAGGGGAAAGAGTTGAGTGTAGATGACGATTTTGTAGATGATTCTCCCAAAGTTCCATCTGTGAAAAAACACAAGGTCTCTCCTTCTTCATCAAAaccaaagaagaagaaaccctcaaaaaaagtaccaaaattggttaaggaaaaaatttcaataaag AATGGACCTTACTTTGCACAACAAAATGTTGATTATGGTGTGCTTAGATTCCACAGTTTGTGTGATCCTAGCATACCTAGCCAGATACAAGCTTTACTCTCTCCGAATGCTTTAAGGGTTTTCAGAAAAACTTGTTTTGGTTACTTATTAGGTCTCCCCACAATCTGTATGCAAAACCAATCACTTCATCTTCTGATGAAGTATGAATTGACAAAGTCTACTGACTCATATTTTTCAGTACTATTTAAGGgtaaaaaattgaatttttccttgaGAGAATTTGGGTTGATAACTGGTCTTAATTGTGTGAATAAGTTTTCAGACTATGGTTACACTTCCACCTATGTTAGCCCTTTAATGAATACATATTTTCCGAACAAAGAAAGGGTTGAGaaatggcatttgaaaaatgtagTGACTAATAAAGCATGGGCAAACGATGTGGATGCGGTGAAGTTGTGCATTCTTTATATGTTGGaattttttgtttgtccttctgaTAAAGACCATGTGACTTTCATAGACAAGTTTATGTTCTTTCTAATAGAGTCTGGTAATTTTGAGTCATACCCATGGGGTATCAAATCCTTCAAGCAGGTTATTGAATCTGTCCGACATCGTCTTAATCCCCATGTACATTCTTATCTGATACGGGGATGCTCATTAGCCTTGCAAGTGTGGCTATATGAGTGTTGCTCGTCCGTCAGCACCGAGCTTGCTACGAGATGTTCTGAATCTATACCTCGCATTTTAAGATGGTCAGCTACAAAGGGGCAGATTTGGTTAACTGCAATTGAAGAGAAGATGATCAAGCCTGAGTGGATCAAG TTCACAAACATGATTGAATCTGGAGAAGAGCTTGGAGTGCTTAATCTGCCAGACAAGATTCAATATGAAGATGAACATGGTGCTCAACCATCACATGTTCCAACTGCTGCTTCTCCATCATTTGAACCCAAATATACAGATTGTCAAGAGGACATTGAATCTGTCAGTAGCAAGCTCATGAAGTTGGAAAAGGGGATTGTGCAG gTTGATGGAAAGTTAGATGCCTATAGGAAGGATGTTTTTGAGGAACTCTCAAGCCTTCGAGAGTTCATAGATCAAtctttgaagggtgttatgaatGTGATAAACAAGAGGTTTGATTTGGACGAGTCAAAG TTTGCTGGTAGTTCAACAAAAAATAATTACCAACATCAAGGAGAGAACAACCAGCAATTCCAGTTCAATGCTGGTGATCAACTGCATGGAAGCACAAGCAATACAG CTACAATTTCTCCAGAACATTTTCAACCACATGTTGACTTATATCCTGACTTCCAAGAAGCAGCTGAGGCATATAAAGCAG TTGATGTTTCAGCAGAACATCTACAAGGAAATATTGAGGAAGAACCAGTAATTGATGAAGTGGCTGAGGCACAACAAGCAG TTGTTCCTGAAGGCATTGATAAAAAAGTTGTTCCTGAAGGCATTGAAAACAAAGGTTTGACATTGGATGACTTTGAGCTGCCAGAAAACTTATCACAGTTGGTCATGTATGGCGAGCCCATACGAGATGAATCAACCCCTGTTCATCCCGGTAGAACCAGGCAACCGGGAAAATATGCACGATCACCTTTCACATCTTTGTATAGTTCTGGAGGCAGCACATCTGTTGGACCTAAATTTTTTTACCTCAAACACCCCTTCACAAGTGTCATAGGTGAAAATGTAGATCCTGAATTGACAGAAAGGTTCACCAACTGGTTATACATTCGTAGTGATAAAGTATCTAGGAG GAGGAAATATTACTTTTCCAAGAAggataaccaaatcaagccttggttggattttggttgtGAAAAGATTGATAAGAAGGACTGGTTTTATGACCTTGCTCACCCCGGACAAGTCATCAATAACACA gtacataactgtaattttggccttttgtaa